In Phycisphaerae bacterium, the following proteins share a genomic window:
- a CDS encoding UbiD family decarboxylase, translated as MAFNDLQSFVAELERLDQLRRVKAEVDPVLEITEIADRVMKSPSLEGPAGAPATDRTHGGLGGRALLFEKVRGSSMPVLINAFGSYARIRLALGCRDLDEIGDRLRQMIKPEMPGTFLERLKKLPELLRLATFAPRSSKRGICQEVIHTDDASLLSLPIPQCWPNDGDPASEPPQIHPPAEPIAEASGASGRTGRYITFGGVLTQDPDSGVLNMGMYRVQVFGPKLAAVHWHVHHDGARIYRRWTARGEKMPVAIALGGESVLPYAATSPLPPGLSELFFAGFLNEQGIEMVAAKTIPMEVPANAEIVIEGYVDPQDRFIEGPFGDHTGFYSLSGPYPVLRVTAITHRRDPVYPTTIVGYPPMEDYYLGKATERIFLPLVQLLVPEVIDYHLPMFGAFHNCAFVKIRKEYPYQARRVIHSLWGAGQMSFSKFIVVVDEHVNVHDEQEVLFCLGANVDPRRDTVIAEGPLDILDHAAPFEGAGSKMGIDATRKIPGEGPVRRWPARLEMSPRIKEQVTRRWRELGLE; from the coding sequence ATGGCGTTCAACGATCTTCAGTCTTTCGTAGCCGAGCTCGAGCGGCTCGATCAGCTCCGACGGGTCAAGGCCGAGGTCGATCCTGTCCTCGAGATCACCGAAATCGCGGACCGGGTGATGAAGTCGCCCAGCCTCGAAGGCCCGGCCGGGGCCCCCGCCACGGATCGCACCCACGGCGGCCTGGGCGGGCGGGCACTGCTGTTCGAGAAGGTCCGCGGCTCGTCGATGCCGGTGCTGATCAACGCCTTCGGCAGCTACGCCCGTATCAGGTTGGCACTCGGCTGCCGCGACCTGGACGAGATCGGCGACCGGCTTCGTCAGATGATCAAGCCCGAGATGCCCGGCACGTTCCTGGAAAGACTTAAGAAGCTGCCGGAGTTGCTGCGGCTGGCAACCTTCGCGCCCAGGTCCTCAAAACGCGGGATTTGCCAGGAGGTGATCCACACGGACGATGCAAGCCTGTTGAGTCTTCCGATTCCGCAATGCTGGCCCAATGATGGCGACCCCGCCTCCGAGCCGCCGCAGATCCATCCGCCGGCCGAGCCAATCGCGGAGGCATCAGGGGCTTCCGGTCGAACGGGCCGATACATCACCTTTGGCGGCGTGCTCACACAGGATCCGGACAGCGGCGTGCTCAACATGGGCATGTACCGCGTGCAGGTGTTCGGTCCCAAACTGGCCGCCGTTCATTGGCACGTGCACCACGACGGAGCCCGCATCTACCGCCGCTGGACCGCCCGCGGCGAGAAGATGCCCGTCGCAATCGCTCTCGGCGGCGAGTCGGTCTTGCCCTACGCGGCGACCAGCCCGCTGCCGCCCGGACTCAGCGAGCTGTTCTTTGCAGGTTTCTTAAATGAACAGGGCATCGAGATGGTCGCGGCGAAGACTATCCCCATGGAAGTGCCCGCCAATGCCGAGATCGTCATCGAGGGCTACGTCGACCCGCAGGACCGTTTCATCGAGGGTCCGTTCGGTGACCACACCGGCTTCTACTCACTCTCGGGCCCCTACCCAGTGCTCCGGGTCACGGCCATCACCCATCGGCGAGACCCCGTCTACCCGACGACCATCGTCGGCTACCCGCCGATGGAGGACTACTACCTCGGCAAGGCCACCGAGCGCATCTTCCTGCCGCTGGTGCAGTTGCTCGTGCCTGAGGTGATCGATTACCACCTGCCGATGTTCGGGGCGTTTCACAACTGCGCGTTCGTCAAGATCCGCAAGGAATATCCCTATCAGGCCCGTCGCGTGATCCACAGCCTGTGGGGGGCCGGACAGATGTCCTTCAGCAAGTTCATTGTCGTGGTCGACGAGCACGTGAACGTGCACGATGAACAGGAAGTGCTGTTTTGCCTCGGTGCCAACGTCGACCCGCGTCGCGACACGGTGATCGCTGAAGGACCGCTGGACATCCTCGACCATGCCGCCCCGTTCGAAGGTGCCGGCAGCAAGATGGGCATCGACGCAACGCGCAAGATCCCCGGCGAGGGCCCCGTCCGCCGCTGGCCCGCCCGCCTGGAGATGTCACCGCGGATCAAGGAACAGGTCACTCGCCGCTGGCGGGAATTAGGGTTGGAATGA
- a CDS encoding uroporphyrinogen decarboxylase family protein gives MTGKQLLLQALRNETTPRPAWVPFVGVHGGKLIGATAWDYLRSSERIVAGLSRAVELYKPDGLPVVFDLQMEAEVLGCAMHWGDQTPPSVTSHPLAQAPLSSLPGFDPAKGRFPLVAEAMAELRRRFSDEIAFYGLITGPFTLALHLMGTGIFLKMFDEVDAVREVLDFCTDVGRQAADFYLDNGADVIAVVDPMTSQISPRHFTEFVTSHVNAIFAHVRQRKALSSLFVCGNATRNLELMCQTVCDNVSVDENISFELLRDLAHKHNKSFGGNLKLTTVLLLGTPADAKRDALRCIDAAGSTGFILAPGCDLPYATPEENLQAVAAMVHDEYQRNVARVACQEVTPDVFEEVQLPDYTREDKVIVDVVTLDSASCAPCQYMVDAVEQAARKFPDQVVIREHKITTRSGLGHMAKLGVGQIPTICIDGQVKFPSIIPDINTLIDAIETRAKEKRDK, from the coding sequence GTGACAGGTAAGCAACTACTGCTCCAGGCACTTCGGAACGAAACCACCCCCCGGCCGGCCTGGGTGCCGTTTGTCGGCGTTCACGGCGGCAAGCTCATCGGGGCGACCGCCTGGGACTACCTGAGATCGAGCGAGCGGATCGTGGCTGGATTGAGCAGGGCTGTCGAACTCTATAAGCCCGACGGCCTCCCCGTGGTGTTTGACCTCCAGATGGAAGCGGAGGTTTTGGGCTGCGCCATGCACTGGGGTGATCAGACGCCGCCTTCGGTCACTTCGCACCCGCTGGCCCAAGCCCCGTTGTCGAGCCTGCCCGGATTCGACCCTGCCAAGGGACGCTTCCCCCTTGTCGCCGAGGCAATGGCCGAGCTCAGGAGGCGATTCAGCGACGAGATTGCCTTCTATGGCCTGATTACCGGTCCGTTTACCCTGGCGCTGCACCTCATGGGCACCGGCATCTTCCTGAAGATGTTTGATGAGGTCGATGCGGTGCGTGAGGTGCTCGATTTCTGCACCGACGTGGGCAGGCAAGCCGCCGATTTCTACCTGGACAACGGCGCGGACGTCATCGCGGTGGTCGACCCGATGACCAGCCAGATCTCACCGCGTCACTTCACCGAGTTCGTGACCAGCCATGTCAACGCGATCTTCGCGCATGTGCGACAACGAAAGGCCCTCTCCTCTCTTTTTGTCTGCGGCAACGCCACCCGCAATCTGGAGCTGATGTGCCAAACGGTCTGCGACAACGTTTCGGTGGACGAGAACATCTCCTTCGAGCTGCTTCGCGACCTGGCCCACAAGCACAACAAGTCTTTCGGTGGCAACCTCAAGCTGACGACCGTGCTGTTGCTGGGGACGCCGGCCGACGCGAAGCGCGACGCCCTGCGATGCATCGATGCCGCCGGATCAACCGGCTTCATCCTCGCGCCTGGCTGCGACCTCCCGTACGCCACGCCGGAGGAGAATCTGCAGGCAGTCGCGGCAATGGTGCACGACGAGTATCAACGCAACGTCGCCCGCGTGGCCTGCCAAGAGGTTACGCCCGACGTGTTCGAGGAGGTCCAATTGCCTGACTATACGCGGGAGGACAAGGTCATCGTCGACGTGGTGACCTTGGACTCGGCCTCCTGCGCGCCTTGCCAGTACATGGTCGACGCCGTCGAGCAGGCTGCTCGGAAGTTCCCGGACCAGGTGGTCATTCGCGAACACAAGATCACCACTCGCAGCGGCCTGGGACACATGGCCAAACTCGGCGTAGGCCAGATCCCGACCATCTGCATTGACGGCCAGGTGAAATTCCCGTCGATCATTCCGGACATCAACACGCTGATCGACGCCATCGAGACCAGAGCGAAGGAAAAGAGGGACAAGTGA
- a CDS encoding GTP-binding protein, translated as MSLITGFLGSGKTSLLQHIVETNPHRRFVYVVNDCGAIDIDGRILQLGHNRLVNIPGGSIFCRCVAGEFVDWLTKIPKQWPEAGGPIEGVVIEASGIADPKVIQQMLRETGLDRVYDLRMIIAVVDPGSFLKLIHILPNIVAQIEASQVILVNKTDIYDENRIRETEGEIRTMNAAARIVRTQHGRVELDVFAKTPVRTLEGRYARCLDPNYSVTTAAVNGTVDPERLAADLRTLGDRVYRVKGFVLSSAGWIYVDLAAGRLTTRPAPTTGPATLVFISSPQAQPAVDRIVTGLRTGAYEAQPRT; from the coding sequence ATGAGCCTGATCACGGGGTTTCTAGGCAGCGGCAAGACCTCGCTGCTGCAACACATCGTCGAGACCAACCCGCATCGCCGGTTCGTATATGTCGTCAACGACTGCGGGGCCATCGACATCGACGGCCGCATCCTTCAGCTCGGCCACAACCGGCTGGTCAACATCCCGGGCGGGAGCATCTTCTGTCGCTGCGTCGCGGGCGAGTTTGTTGACTGGCTGACGAAGATCCCGAAGCAATGGCCCGAAGCCGGCGGCCCGATCGAAGGCGTCGTCATCGAGGCCAGCGGCATCGCCGACCCCAAGGTCATACAGCAGATGCTCCGAGAGACCGGACTCGATCGCGTCTACGACCTGCGGATGATCATCGCAGTGGTCGATCCCGGTAGTTTCCTCAAGCTCATCCATATCCTCCCAAACATCGTGGCCCAGATCGAGGCCAGCCAAGTCATCCTGGTGAACAAGACCGACATTTACGATGAGAACCGGATTCGGGAAACCGAGGGTGAAATCCGGACGATGAACGCCGCAGCTAGGATCGTGCGAACCCAACACGGCCGCGTTGAGCTGGATGTCTTTGCCAAAACCCCCGTCCGAACGCTTGAAGGCCGTTATGCCCGCTGCTTGGACCCCAACTACTCGGTCACCACGGCGGCGGTCAACGGGACTGTCGATCCGGAGCGTCTGGCTGCGGATCTGCGAACGCTTGGCGACCGAGTATATCGCGTGAAGGGCTTCGTGCTCTCGTCGGCCGGTTGGATCTATGTGGATCTCGCGGCTGGCCGTTTGACCACACGACCCGCGCCCACAACCGGCCCGGCCACGCTGGTATTCATCAGTTCGCCGCAGGCACAACCCGCCGTGGACCGCATCGTGACCGGTCTCCGCACCGGCGCGTACGAAGCACAGCCGCGAACATGA
- a CDS encoding PepSY domain-containing protein: MTTWFMVHAVITLGLPAASAIAAPEESSELGRARAMIEKARITMVQAVEIAAQEVKDGKPLRAEIQMEDGQAQYEVTMIAGTQVVEVEIDAMSGKVLNVEREEMEMTASHRWTFDREPAGALPPNWVIKQNNPTKEPAKWVIEPDADAASKPNVLNVKTANDNATFNLAIIENAVYRDLNLSVKVRGNTGADDQGGGLIWRCKDENNYYLCRINPLENNYRVYKVVDGKRTMLQSVDFETPAGKWFTLRVRMKGNRIACYCDGRKRLEVKDDTFKDAGMIGLWTKADACSSFDNLQAYPISAGMPGEEEQTPGQVVVPTRP; the protein is encoded by the coding sequence ATGACCACGTGGTTTATGGTACATGCCGTCATTACATTGGGTTTGCCGGCGGCGTCGGCGATCGCGGCGCCTGAAGAGAGTTCCGAGCTGGGGCGGGCCCGGGCCATGATCGAAAAGGCCAGGATCACCATGGTTCAAGCCGTCGAGATCGCGGCCCAGGAGGTGAAGGACGGCAAGCCTTTGCGGGCCGAGATACAAATGGAAGACGGCCAGGCGCAGTACGAGGTTACGATGATCGCCGGCACGCAAGTTGTGGAAGTCGAAATCGATGCCATGAGCGGAAAGGTGCTGAACGTCGAGCGGGAAGAAATGGAGATGACGGCGAGCCACCGCTGGACGTTCGACAGGGAGCCGGCCGGCGCTTTGCCTCCCAACTGGGTGATCAAGCAGAACAATCCCACGAAAGAGCCGGCCAAGTGGGTGATCGAGCCCGATGCCGACGCCGCGAGCAAACCCAACGTGCTCAACGTAAAGACCGCGAACGACAATGCCACTTTCAATCTGGCGATTATCGAGAACGCCGTTTACAGGGATCTCAACCTCAGCGTCAAGGTTCGCGGAAACACCGGTGCGGACGATCAGGGCGGAGGGCTTATCTGGCGTTGCAAGGATGAAAACAACTATTACCTCTGCCGGATCAACCCGCTCGAGAACAACTATCGCGTCTACAAGGTGGTCGACGGCAAGCGCACCATGTTGCAGTCCGTGGACTTCGAGACGCCTGCGGGGAAGTGGTTTACCCTCCGCGTGAGAATGAAGGGCAACCGGATCGCCTGCTACTGCGACGGCAGGAAGCGGCTCGAAGTGAAGGACGACACGTTCAAAGACGCCGGAATGATCGGACTGTGGACCAAAGCCGACGCCTGCTCTTCTTTCGACAATCTGCAAGCCTATCCGATCAGTGCCGGGATGCCCGGGGAGGAGGAACAAACGCCGGGACAGGTCGTCGTGCCGACCAGACCCTAA